A stretch of DNA from Triticum urartu cultivar G1812 unplaced genomic scaffold, Tu2.1 TuUngrouped_contig_8454, whole genome shotgun sequence:
AAAAATGTTGAATTTTTTTGCATTTCATTTgtattttttatgattttttctTGACCGGGTGCAAATGAGCCTAGGCTCAGAAATGGACACTCGACCATGAAATGGCATATATGAAAACTTCAAATCATCTAGCATGTCTTAAAATTTGTGGCAAGAAAAATATTAATACTTAATTTTTTGAAAGAAAGTAAAATTCTGAAATCTGTGAAATAGATAAAATTTGTAGTATGCAATAAAGAGATTATTCTAACATTGATTTGGTGTTAATGGGTGATGTTAGTGTCTGTAAATTGTTTTGGCTTGTCCTTTGACTAGTGGTACTGACAAGTAGGTTTGGTACTTTTTTGCATGGAAGTAAGGTTGGAATTAAAAGTTCAAGCTCATGAACTAAACGAGTAGCTCGTGACTGAACTTCAAATAATTGTTGAATGGCTAGTGTTGATTTTTAATCTGTGCTCATTAAAAGACCGAAGTTAACAACCCCAGTCCTGAAAAATACACCTAGCCCATTTGGCCCATCATGCAACAAAGGCATCAACCCAACAAGGCAATCTTGCTTGTTCATGCCTACCAGCTTCGTTTAGTGCATAAAGCATGCGATGTGGATCATGCGGGAGAAGTTGTGCTAGAATATTTATTATTACAACTAGTTGAACAATGTGTGGTCCTTGGTCTGGGAAATTCAACGGAAGCAAATGCTATTGGTTCCTGATATTTCTAGTGGGAGAGAAGAAAGTTAGTGCATAATGAAAAGGTCCAAGAACCTAAGTTCGTAGCAATGTGAATTAGAGATTTTGGTTGCTAACTATACTATGGTGAGTGATGCAAAGGCAATGATCAAGCGACATGGCTGGGACAGATCAAGAAGCAACTATGTGAATATAAACGTGGATGGGGCTTTTGATCCAGACTTAGTTAGGGGCTGGTATGGCCCTGTTATTAGAGACTCAAATGGTAGATTCGTCGCGACAGGAAATGAGGAAAATCGATTGGTGCGGAGATGCCTTATAGTTGATGCACTGGCCGTATGGTTTGGTCTCAATTTGGCTACTACAGTCGGGTCTAACTGCGTAGAAGTGATAGAGGCAATGCAGAATGGAGGTCACTCATTCCTTCTATTGGCCGCAGTTTTTGATGATATATATCATCTTGCGTGTGATTTTTCACATATTTATCTTTGAGTATGTTCCAAGAGAGACTAATTGTGTTGCCCATCATTTAGCAAAATTAGTTAGAAGTAAGGTGTGTGCGGGGTGGATGGAAGATCCACCCGTAGATATTGTTGATACTCTTGTAAAAGATAATATGGTGATCATTTTATAATAAAGAGTAATTTGATGTAAAAAAAACTTCGTTTAGTGCCAAAAATCTTACAAGCCTCGCTCTTTAGCTCTCAAGGTTATGTCCACGCAGCACATCTCCACAGAAGCTAGCAGAGAATGCGGAGTACAAGATGCAACTTGAATAGTATGGGGGTGGAGGGACGTCCAATGCTTCTTGACGGTAGATGCAACTAAGTTGCATCCTTCTACGAGTCGGGGGAGCCAAGTCCTAAAAGAACACTTCTTTGGCGACGTTGACTGGCGGAAGCCACAACAGGCTCAAAGCTAAAAACGCGTTGTCACCAGACTGGTTCTTATTCTAGCATATGCGGTATTTTATGACTGCATATAAATCTAGAACACGACATGGACGTATTTGGTCGTTTCCTAGTTGCTTTCCTTTCGGCACGTGCGACGACTCGCTGCACACGTCCAACACAGTTTGTGCAGATATGATTTGTCCTGATGTCTCCCAGCCCAAACTAATAGACAAGCAGTAAAAGATAGCACTAATCTCCTCATCGTGTTTGTACATCCAGATAGATTCAATGTGGAGCCACGAAAGTATTTGTTTAGAAGTTAGAACTACCATGCGGTTTGAGACTGGAGGAACGGCCGAGGATAATATCTTGTATAAATAAGGAGAAGGGCAAGTATGATGATGCAGTTTGGACGTACGAGCACCCACTAAATCTAGGGCACCACGAGTCTAGGGTTCTGGACCacacttttctttttgaaattAACTATTGAGTACAAGCAGGAATACATAAAGAATACCTCGGTCCTTGGTTTATTGCTTTCACCCCAGAGAACATAGTCATTGTCATGTATTACTTCGGTCTTGTTTTATTGGTCCTctttgtaatttgtgctaaattttaaccaaagatttaactgacaaaaaaTTAGCgcatgtcaacaaaaattatatcgttggattcgtatttaaacatagttttcaatgatataatttcttgtgacatgcatgaacattttattaattaaatttatgatcaaaatttggcacaaaatataactgggaccaataaaccaggacggagatAGTATAACCATCTTAGGTCAGACCTAAGCTTTCACCCCAGATCCCGAGAGAACATGATCATTGCCATGTATAACCATCTCAGGTCAGACCTAGGCTTTCACCCAAAAGCTCGAGACCGGGTGCTTAGAAGCACCACCATCAAAGTCACTTAGGTGTTTACGCCATCACTTTTGCACGATCCCAGCAGCTAAATGCGATGCGACCACCTCCGCTGCACAACCATCCCTTTGCGTCAAGTCCTGATCCATAATTTGCATCTCACCGCCACAGTCAACCACTGAATCTTCAAAGATGAACACTCCTAATGTTTTTGCAGTGACCACCACCATCGTGAATCTATAGGAGTTTGTTGCAGCACAATCAGCAGTCACCTCAGCCCGCCAACCGGATTTAGATCACCACCAAGCCATAGACCATATAGTCGCCGACTGGGCTGAGAACCTGCCAGATGTAGCTATCGGAGCCTGTTGAGAACCTACCAGATGTAACCTAGCGGAAGTACGTCGCGCGTAGGCGCAGTACCACACCAAGGCTAGCCGCAGCCGCTCGACACACACAGAGAaaagtccccccccccccccccccccccccccccaaaaaaaacatGGCGACATGGTCATAAATATGGTCTCCTGGTGATGTTCCACACCCTTTATGGACTATTGAGATGTCACATAAGTATATATATACACGAACACCATGTTTATAGTCACTCACCCAAATTCGGCGCGATGAGGAATATTAAGAAGGGGGACTCTACAGCGGCTAGGGTTTCTCCTCCTTAGCAGCCAAGAAGGCGACGCGGGGGCCAGCCAGGATAAGATTGCAATGTGTGCCTAGTACAGTGTGTATCTTAAAAACTGCCCATCTTGCAACGCACTTTTTATTAGAAACATCTTGCAAGCACTTAAGTACCGGTTGTTGTTTAGATTGCAGTAATGGAAAACATTACTTAAGTGGAGAATAAAGGGTAGCAGCTGCATTTTTTTGGTAAACTCATTAACATTTCTTATTGTGAACTTCTTTAATTACACTTAAAAAATGTGACCATAATTGTGCAATGATTTTTAATCACAGTTTTGATCAATTTCAAACAATTTTAATCACGGTTCGAAGCTTGTCATGTCCTGTAGATTTGGGGTTGCCAGGAGTGGCAGAGCTtcggttttttattttttgtgaTGCCCGTCCCAAGTCCCAACGCCCTTTGTTCAAAGCAGTCAGTGGCCAAATCCTCCTTGAAACCGTTGACATGGAAATGGAACAATTGCACATGGCTACAAAAAAATACGAAACCATCTTCGGACGTCTCTCCGGCTAGCCTCACGTCATCATTGTTATCACGAGCAGGCTCGAGGATCTTTATCAGAATGGAATAGTACTACTTGCAACGAGACTTGGAGACGGTCAACACCGAGATTGGTGGTACAGCAACGTAGGGAATCGACGTTAAAGATACTCTCTCCCCCTTGCATCCAACTGATCTTGTCTCTAGCTAGTCTCGTTCTTCCATCCCACCGCTGTTACATACCACTGCCAGTTGACCCGCACAGCACTCGCCATGGCCCTGAACCGCGTCACCATGGCCGCCCGTTCTGCCGTACCGGTCATGTAGGCGCACAATTTCATGCCTTTGTTCTCGATTGACTCTCTCGGCCTCCTAATGAATTCAGCATTCGCAGCTCCGCCGGAGAAGATCACCCCGCTGACCTGACCTCCGCCTCCTCCGAGCCCCCTCCCCTCTTTGACGGCACTAGCGGGAGTATTGTTTTTTCAGTTTAGAATGGTACCCTGATAAATTTTGAAGAATCTTCTTCCTTGGCATACGATTCCTGTCCAGGGCTTGCAGGACACGATCAAAATAGTCGCGCTAGATCTCGCGGACAGGCCAGCCTGGTATAAGGACAAAGTCTACACAGAGAACAAGGTAGTACTATGATTCTCTCAGATTTGCACTCTAATAATTTCTCTTCATGCCCACATCTCTGTATATATGTTGGACATACAGGTGCCTGCCCTGGAGCACAACAAGCAGGTGATAGGGGAGAGCTTGGATCTGCTCAAATACATCGACAACAATTTCGATGGCCCAGCATTGCTCCCTCATGTAAGAGACAAACACCCACGTTCAATCCCCGTATGGTTTTAGTGGAACTGAAGTTTGTGTTCGTGATATGGTAAACAACCAGGATTCTGCGAAGAAACAATTTGCCGAGGAACTGCTTGCGTACAGCGACAGTTTCAACGCCAGCGCCTTCTTCTCATGCCTACGCTCCAAGGGAGATGTGACAGACGAAGCTGGTAAACAAATAGAACAGAACAGTGCTACTTACAACATGTTTGTTTGTTTGAGAAGTTCTACGTTTAAAGGCTGCATGCAGTCTGTGCTCACATTGCACCTTCTTTCATTAGTTACTGCTGTTGATAAAATAGAGGCTGCCCTGGGAAAGTTCAGCGATGGCCCTTTCTTCCTTGGCCAGTTCAGCTTGGTATGTGTATGTCACTCCATCAGGGGTTCCCTTTCCTCTGTTCATGGCCAAAGTTCAGAAAATATTTCAGAAGAATAATGTTTTTTGAAATACATGGTTTTGTTGTGATATATATTCTTTGTAGGTCGACATTGCATATGTGCCATTCATCGAAAGGCTTCAGATATCCTATTCTGGCATCAAGAACTACGATATCGTTGGGGGCAGACCCAACCTTGGCAGTTTCATCGAGGTATATTCTGGATAATGCTAGATGAGTTATAATTTACTTCACATATCCTACTCTGCGGTGTTATCAGTGGGTTAGCTAGTTATATGCCA
This window harbors:
- the LOC125531935 gene encoding protein IN2-1 homolog B-like; the protein is MALNRVTMAARSAVPVIILKNLLPWHTIPVQGLQDTIKIVALDLADRPAWYKDKVYTENKVPALEHNKQVIGESLDLLKYIDNNFDGPALLPHDSAKKQFAEELLAYSDSFNASAFFSCLRSKGDVTDEAVTAVDKIEAALGKFSDGPFFLGQFSLVDIAYVPFIERLQISYSGIKNYDIVGGRPNLGSFIEEANKRSTRIHKPNCTHKFRFI